Proteins from one Desulfitobacterium chlororespirans DSM 11544 genomic window:
- a CDS encoding LysR family transcriptional regulator — translation MYLLGIEAFLAIVQTHSLSKAAEFLHLTQSTVSYRLKTLEQELGTSLVQRGKGLPAIALTPFGENFVAIAERWRALIRETELLQANGPQISLALGGSHSLNTYLLPSLYQALSRHTPPLRLQIRTQHSKDLYTALERREIDAAFVRRELIVPNVAVEPFFQDEMVLVRLSTPENSAVKRVAPSDLHGEDELYIHNRGWGSAYQSWHDRWWDPLEPPRIQIDGMGLIFALLQDSRQWALAPRSIAGRFVQSGQCVIQEISDPPPPIVHYKITHKYAPPASPGLKLLDRYLKDFFPAGQGGEQKPE, via the coding sequence ATGTATCTTTTAGGAATCGAAGCCTTTTTGGCGATCGTTCAGACCCACAGCTTAAGTAAAGCTGCTGAATTTTTGCATTTAACCCAATCCACCGTCAGTTACCGGCTGAAAACCCTGGAGCAGGAGCTGGGAACGTCTTTGGTGCAACGGGGCAAAGGCCTTCCCGCCATTGCCCTCACCCCTTTCGGTGAAAATTTTGTCGCTATAGCCGAACGCTGGCGGGCCCTGATCCGGGAAACGGAGCTGCTCCAGGCCAACGGACCGCAAATCAGCCTGGCTCTGGGTGGGTCCCACAGTCTGAACACCTATCTGCTGCCTTCCTTGTACCAGGCTTTAAGCCGGCACACGCCGCCCCTCCGGCTGCAAATCCGCACCCAGCATTCCAAAGATCTTTATACCGCATTGGAGCGCCGGGAAATCGACGCCGCTTTTGTGCGCAGGGAACTGATTGTACCGAATGTCGCCGTGGAACCTTTTTTTCAGGATGAGATGGTTCTGGTCAGGCTGTCAACCCCTGAAAACAGCGCGGTCAAGCGGGTTGCCCCCAGTGATCTGCACGGGGAAGACGAGCTGTATATTCACAACCGGGGCTGGGGCTCAGCTTACCAGAGCTGGCATGACCGTTGGTGGGATCCCCTTGAGCCTCCCCGCATTCAAATCGACGGCATGGGACTGATCTTTGCCCTGCTGCAGGATTCCCGGCAATGGGCGCTTGCCCCCCGGAGCATTGCCGGGAGGTTCGTTCAATCCGGTCAGTGTGTCATCCAGGAAATCTCTGATCCGCCCCCGCCCATCGTTCACTATAAGATCACCCACAAATATGCCCCGCCGGCCAGTCCCGGCTTAAAACTGCTGGACCGCTATCTGAAGGATTTTTTCCCGGCAGGGCAGGGTGGAGAGCAGAAGCCGGAATAG
- a CDS encoding MFS transporter: MQPTINDHQVQLSEKSNGIHHEKYLTRRTLLIGNLAHFLHDGFTDMLYVFFPVWQAQWSLSFTQIGLFKTLVSGSMGLFQIPSGLIAQRVGRIRVLLAGTAVTGLAVLLFGWVTQPWLLGLLLILSGVGSSVQHPISSALISDAYTEVKGRRRALSALNFTGDIGKLVFPAAAAFLISCFQWPTASRLLAACGFLLLLILALAAKGLGPTTISPAPENKPAAHKLLLGWKGYQAFWSLAAIGVIDGATRMAFLTFLPFLLQEKGAGVNTIGFALALIFAGGATGKLVCGILATRVGILRSVIITESLTALCISGMMVLSLGRALLLAPLLGLALNGTSSVLYGSVPELVPEKQRAQAFSVFYTAVLGSGAIVPSVYGLISDFMSLQWTVTIIALGALATLPLTLPLRGRFQ, translated from the coding sequence TTGCAACCGACTATAAATGATCATCAGGTGCAGCTAAGTGAAAAAAGTAACGGGATCCATCACGAAAAATACTTAACCCGGCGGACCTTGCTGATCGGGAACCTGGCTCATTTTCTCCATGACGGGTTCACCGACATGCTTTATGTTTTCTTCCCGGTTTGGCAGGCCCAATGGTCATTGTCCTTTACCCAAATCGGCTTGTTTAAAACCTTGGTTTCCGGTTCCATGGGCCTTTTTCAAATCCCTTCCGGACTGATAGCCCAGCGGGTGGGACGCATCAGGGTTTTGCTGGCGGGGACCGCCGTGACCGGCCTGGCCGTGCTGCTGTTCGGGTGGGTCACCCAGCCCTGGCTTTTAGGGCTGCTCCTGATCCTGTCCGGCGTAGGTTCCAGCGTGCAGCATCCCATATCCTCTGCTTTGATCTCCGACGCCTATACCGAGGTTAAAGGGCGGCGGCGGGCTTTGAGCGCTTTAAATTTTACCGGAGACATCGGCAAGTTGGTTTTCCCTGCAGCAGCAGCCTTTTTGATTTCCTGTTTTCAATGGCCAACCGCCAGCCGTTTGCTGGCAGCCTGCGGCTTTTTGCTCCTCTTGATCCTGGCCCTGGCGGCAAAGGGACTCGGTCCCACTACCATCTCGCCAGCCCCAGAGAATAAGCCGGCTGCCCACAAACTCCTCCTGGGCTGGAAAGGCTATCAGGCTTTCTGGTCCCTGGCGGCCATCGGCGTTATCGACGGGGCAACCCGGATGGCCTTCCTGACCTTTCTCCCCTTTCTTTTGCAGGAAAAGGGGGCCGGGGTAAATACCATCGGTTTCGCTCTCGCCCTTATTTTTGCCGGAGGCGCTACCGGCAAGCTGGTCTGCGGCATCCTGGCCACCCGGGTCGGCATCCTGCGGTCGGTGATCATTACGGAAAGCCTGACGGCACTCTGTATCAGCGGGATGATGGTCCTTTCTCTGGGCCGCGCCCTGCTCCTGGCCCCCCTGCTCGGGCTTGCCTTAAACGGCACATCTTCCGTACTGTACGGGAGCGTACCCGAACTGGTACCCGAGAAACAGCGGGCCCAGGCTTTTTCCGTTTTTTACACGGCCGTCCTGGGCTCCGGAGCCATCGTTCCCTCGGTCTACGGCTTAATCAGCGACTTTATGAGCCTCCAATGGACCGTGACGATTATTGCCCTGGGGGCTCTGGCCACCCTCCCCCTGACCCTGCCGCTGCGGGGGAGGTTCCAATGA
- a CDS encoding TetR/AcrR family transcriptional regulator, with protein sequence MGVVIGAVMMENSTKQEILKTAKDLFNQRGFNAVSLRDISGVMGISKGNLTYHFKKKEDIIEAILDEMSGQYRPPQVPQSLGEMNALFMHLQTMVKDNAFYFWHHAQLAQVSPKIREQQSKVYQTNIKLFRQAFAVFNKDGVLLDEQFPGQYEQTIDSLLLACIYWIPFGELKQKVGQPATFQQYAWAVLYPLLTEKGKKLLQEIRG encoded by the coding sequence ATGGGAGTAGTTATAGGAGCAGTCATGATGGAAAACAGCACAAAACAGGAAATACTGAAAACAGCGAAGGACTTATTTAATCAACGGGGCTTCAATGCCGTATCTCTGCGCGATATTTCAGGCGTCATGGGAATCAGCAAAGGCAATCTGACCTATCATTTTAAAAAGAAAGAAGACATTATTGAAGCGATCCTTGATGAAATGTCCGGTCAGTACCGGCCTCCTCAAGTTCCGCAATCACTGGGCGAAATGAACGCTCTGTTTATGCATCTTCAAACGATGGTGAAAGACAATGCCTTTTATTTCTGGCACCATGCCCAGCTTGCTCAAGTATCCCCCAAAATACGGGAACAGCAAAGCAAGGTCTATCAAACCAACATCAAATTGTTCAGGCAGGCCTTTGCTGTCTTTAATAAAGATGGAGTGCTCCTTGACGAGCAGTTTCCTGGCCAGTATGAACAAACCATCGATTCCCTGCTGCTGGCCTGCATTTATTGGATACCCTTTGGTGAGTTAAAGCAAAAGGTTGGGCAGCCGGCCACATTTCAACAGTATGCCTGGGCGGTGCTCTATCCCTTACTCACGGAAAAGGGGAAGAAGTTATTGCAGGAGATCAGGGGGTAG
- a CDS encoding MATE family efflux transporter → MSSVKTNQGNNMLGTQPIPGMIWKFALPAIISAMTNQVYNLIAQVYIGWSVGDLGIAATNVAFPLAILITALSALFGMGGAAKFGLYMGQGKPEEARQTIGNALVLMVVSGLAVGIGATVFLRPLLYTFGATEAIMTYAIPYTLITNIGIPFGVLAVGASYLIRADGSPSFSMLVVLSGVIFNLIAAPVFLFGLEMGIGGVALATTLGQMLSSAVAIYYLRVKFKSVSLKREGMQLQGAVIKGVCALGSAAFFTHLAAVAVQIVQSNALRYYGAQSIYGSEVTLASAGAVIKVMAFLMSVVIGISLGCQPIFSYNYGRKRYDRVKEAYKLAVSYATIVSVIAFLCIQIFPRPILSIFGSTNPLFYDFAVQYMHIYLFMTFANGIQPVTSTFFSSIGKARIGFWMSLVRQVLLLMPLLLILPIFWGIKGVLWAGPLADGIAVVLVILFAAREMRIMTGLQLKQVPDAGIAKE, encoded by the coding sequence ATGTCATCCGTCAAAACGAATCAAGGGAACAACATGTTGGGTACGCAGCCAATCCCCGGCATGATCTGGAAATTTGCGCTTCCGGCGATCATTAGTGCTATGACCAATCAGGTGTATAATCTCATTGCTCAGGTCTATATCGGCTGGAGTGTAGGGGATCTGGGCATAGCGGCCACCAATGTGGCTTTTCCGCTGGCGATCCTGATTACCGCACTTTCCGCCTTGTTTGGAATGGGGGGCGCGGCGAAGTTCGGCCTTTATATGGGCCAGGGCAAGCCGGAGGAAGCAAGGCAAACCATTGGCAATGCCCTTGTTTTAATGGTGGTCAGCGGTTTGGCGGTCGGTATCGGTGCGACGGTTTTCCTACGGCCTTTGCTGTATACCTTTGGAGCCACCGAGGCGATTATGACGTATGCTATACCCTATACTCTGATCACCAACATCGGTATTCCTTTTGGAGTTCTGGCGGTGGGAGCATCTTACCTGATCCGGGCCGATGGCAGCCCGTCCTTTTCCATGTTGGTCGTACTATCAGGGGTGATCTTTAATCTGATCGCTGCACCTGTGTTTCTATTTGGGTTGGAGATGGGTATTGGGGGCGTTGCTTTGGCTACGACCCTGGGGCAAATGCTGTCCAGCGCGGTGGCCATTTACTATCTGCGCGTAAAATTCAAGTCTGTTTCTTTAAAGAGAGAAGGTATGCAGCTGCAGGGTGCTGTGATCAAAGGGGTTTGCGCCTTGGGCTCTGCTGCATTTTTCACCCATTTGGCAGCGGTGGCAGTGCAGATTGTTCAAAGCAATGCCTTGCGGTATTATGGCGCCCAATCCATATACGGAAGCGAAGTAACCCTGGCCTCGGCGGGAGCCGTGATCAAGGTTATGGCTTTCCTCATGTCGGTGGTTATAGGTATATCCCTTGGCTGCCAACCCATATTTAGTTATAATTATGGCAGAAAACGGTATGACCGGGTCAAAGAAGCTTATAAGCTGGCGGTTTCCTATGCCACGATTGTTTCGGTCATCGCCTTTTTGTGCATCCAGATCTTCCCCCGCCCTATATTGAGCATTTTCGGGTCCACCAACCCTTTGTTTTATGATTTTGCCGTCCAGTACATGCATATCTACCTGTTTATGACCTTCGCCAACGGAATCCAGCCGGTCACCTCAACCTTCTTTTCTTCGATTGGCAAAGCCAGGATTGGTTTTTGGATGTCCCTGGTGCGGCAGGTTTTGCTCTTGATGCCCCTGCTGCTGATTCTGCCCATCTTTTGGGGAATCAAGGGCGTTTTATGGGCAGGGCCTCTGGCGGACGGCATTGCGGTAGTTTTGGTTATCCTGTTTGCAGCGAGGGAAATGCGCATCATGACCGGGCTGCAGCTTAAGCAAGTACCGGATGCGGGGATTGCCAAAGAGTAG
- a CDS encoding ATP-binding cassette domain-containing protein, producing MSNAIEITDLRKSFSVKAKGRIIKVEAVRGLTLGVKRGEIFGFLGPNGAGKTTTLRMLTTLLPIDEGKGAICGYDLVGRPQEVRRHIGYVSQLGGADWEATGRENLILAGQLYGMKRHDAEQRTEELLAVFELVELADRVVRTYSGGQRRRLEIALGMINRPEVLFLDEPTTGLDPQNRANLWEQIRKLKEGGTTIFLTTHYLDEADALSDRLAIMDCGSIVAEGTPQELKEQISGDVIQIRLASGRTQQVKELFDKESFIHEIRLEGENIYLYARNGAQVLPPIFAMLEAAGVQTQSVSIATPSLDDVFLKQTGRLLRDAKEDIA from the coding sequence ATGTCCAATGCTATTGAAATTACGGACTTGAGAAAGAGTTTTTCGGTCAAAGCAAAAGGCAGGATAATCAAAGTGGAAGCGGTGCGTGGTCTCACCCTTGGGGTGAAGCGCGGTGAGATTTTTGGCTTTCTCGGTCCTAACGGAGCGGGAAAAACCACAACCCTGCGTATGCTTACAACACTCCTGCCGATTGATGAAGGTAAAGGGGCCATTTGCGGGTATGACCTTGTGGGTCGGCCCCAGGAAGTGCGGCGCCATATTGGTTATGTCAGCCAGCTGGGCGGGGCGGACTGGGAAGCAACGGGGCGCGAAAACCTGATCCTGGCCGGGCAGCTATACGGAATGAAGCGGCACGATGCTGAACAACGTACCGAGGAATTGCTTGCCGTATTTGAATTAGTCGAGCTGGCGGATCGGGTGGTAAGGACCTATTCCGGAGGGCAAAGGCGCCGGCTGGAAATCGCCTTGGGCATGATCAACCGGCCGGAAGTACTGTTCCTTGATGAACCGACAACGGGGCTTGACCCGCAGAACCGTGCCAATCTTTGGGAGCAAATCCGCAAACTGAAAGAAGGGGGCACGACGATCTTCCTGACGACTCATTATCTGGATGAAGCGGATGCTTTAAGCGACCGGCTTGCCATTATGGATTGCGGAAGCATCGTGGCCGAGGGTACCCCCCAGGAACTCAAGGAGCAAATTTCCGGCGACGTTATTCAAATTCGTCTTGCCAGCGGTCGGACCCAACAAGTAAAGGAACTGTTTGACAAGGAGAGTTTTATCCATGAAATCCGCCTTGAAGGGGAAAACATCTATCTTTATGCCAGGAACGGAGCGCAGGTTCTGCCTCCCATCTTCGCCATGCTGGAGGCCGCAGGTGTCCAAACCCAATCGGTCAGCATAGCCACGCCGTCCCTGGATGATGTATTTCTTAAACAAACGGGAAGACTGTTGCGTGATGCAAAGGAGGACATAGCATGA
- a CDS encoding 4Fe-4S dicluster domain-containing protein gives MSQYGFYFDMTSCIGCRTCQVSCKDKNDLNVGTIFRQVKAFETGSYPKPGIFHYSGTCNHCENPKCVEGCPTQALHKLENGIVDHDKAKCIGCRYCTWNCPYGVPQFIPELGQISKCNMCKDLIEAGENPVCVDACPMRALEWGDLEELRAKHGDSVQELPFLPAAAVTKPALLIQAKNNAKQNDFKAKEI, from the coding sequence ATGAGTCAATACGGATTCTATTTTGATATGACCTCTTGCATCGGCTGCCGCACCTGTCAGGTGTCCTGCAAGGATAAAAACGATCTGAACGTGGGAACGATCTTCCGCCAGGTCAAAGCGTTTGAAACAGGTTCCTATCCGAAACCAGGAATTTTTCACTATTCCGGCACCTGCAATCACTGCGAAAACCCCAAATGTGTCGAGGGCTGCCCCACCCAAGCCCTGCACAAGCTGGAAAACGGCATTGTGGATCATGATAAAGCCAAGTGCATCGGCTGCCGCTACTGTACCTGGAACTGTCCTTACGGGGTCCCCCAATTCATCCCCGAACTGGGGCAAATCAGCAAATGCAATATGTGCAAGGATCTCATCGAAGCAGGAGAAAACCCTGTCTGCGTGGATGCCTGCCCCATGCGCGCCTTAGAGTGGGGAGACTTAGAGGAGCTCCGAGCCAAGCATGGGGACAGTGTTCAGGAACTACCCTTCCTGCCTGCTGCGGCGGTCACCAAGCCCGCTCTGCTGATTCAAGCCAAAAACAACGCCAAGCAAAATGATTTCAAAGCAAAGGAGATCTAA
- a CDS encoding molybdopterin-dependent oxidoreductase — MDLIDRITNAKLSRRSFILASAAATAGLSLTGCGSSLTQATADQAAGKEGKWLTAACWHNCGGRCLNKAYVVDGVVIRQKTDDTHPDSPDYPQQRACVRGRSQRQQVFGADRLKYPMKRKNWEPGGGKKELRGRDEWVRISWDEALDSIAGEIKRIKSEQGNRAFFADGGPAAKVLALYGGYVANWGTTSLGSWTYTPGPVGFSGSSGDSINDRLDMRNCDTVIMFNMNPAWSSAGNPVYHFLQVKKAGADFIAIDPFYNDSYGLLEADWIPTRPATDTALMIGVAHTLIVEDDPVKNPLIDWDFLKKYTIGFDADSMPPGTDAKDNFKDYVLGTYNGVPKNAEWASEISGVAPDRIRYLARAMNKNKKVALLYAWSAGRTQNADNLPQMAMILGAMTGHMGKSGHMCGVSCHSGAANGGDTLVSPGKNGLPNVDNPVKDSINHTEMWRAIVAGKYNFTGNKKFLKGEMKDIDIRLIYHDNNARLQSADGMTKGIEAHRQVDLVVSHGQFLTTNAKYSDFVLPVTTEWEKIGGFLTGNREMLIMYSQITEPLYEAQSDEWIARELAKRLGVDASKAFPIDAKQQFFNQIAGSTVVLADGKTVAPLVTITEEDIAQWGAQGKPQQGQISLKEFQEKGLYQIERKPDDNYGYIAFQDFCEDPEAHPRSSASGKFEFYSQVLADTVNGMGYSKIKPIPTHIPPVEGYEATFKDWQTKAKGDYPYQVINPHYLRRSHTVFDNVQWLRETWPNPVYISTQDAKEKGLADGDTVLLTSQHGKTLRTACLTDRFMPGVIGLPHGSWVDMDEKTGIDTGGADNILCGPVSTGQGVSGWNSCICSMEKFTGAALIADVQKPQRIIL, encoded by the coding sequence ATGGATTTGATCGATCGAATCACCAATGCTAAATTAAGTCGACGCTCCTTCATTCTAGCCAGTGCCGCCGCCACCGCCGGTCTGTCTCTTACCGGCTGCGGCAGTAGCTTAACCCAGGCCACCGCCGATCAAGCCGCCGGCAAAGAAGGCAAATGGCTCACCGCCGCCTGCTGGCATAACTGCGGCGGACGATGTCTTAACAAGGCCTATGTGGTGGATGGGGTGGTCATCCGGCAAAAAACCGACGACACCCACCCGGACAGCCCGGACTATCCGCAACAACGGGCCTGCGTGCGGGGACGCTCCCAACGGCAGCAAGTCTTTGGCGCCGATCGCTTGAAATACCCGATGAAGAGAAAAAACTGGGAACCGGGCGGGGGCAAGAAAGAACTCCGGGGCCGGGATGAATGGGTCAGAATCTCCTGGGATGAAGCCCTGGACTCCATTGCCGGCGAAATTAAACGCATCAAGTCCGAACAAGGCAATCGCGCTTTCTTCGCCGACGGCGGCCCCGCTGCCAAAGTTTTGGCCCTCTATGGCGGCTATGTAGCCAATTGGGGGACAACATCACTGGGTTCATGGACTTATACCCCGGGTCCCGTCGGTTTCAGCGGCTCCAGCGGTGACAGCATCAATGACAGACTGGATATGCGCAATTGCGATACTGTGATTATGTTTAACATGAATCCTGCCTGGAGCTCCGCCGGTAATCCGGTCTATCATTTCCTTCAGGTTAAAAAAGCCGGAGCCGATTTTATCGCCATTGATCCCTTCTATAATGATTCTTACGGCCTGCTGGAAGCCGATTGGATTCCCACCCGGCCGGCTACGGATACAGCTCTGATGATTGGGGTGGCCCACACGTTAATCGTCGAGGATGATCCCGTCAAAAATCCCTTAATCGACTGGGATTTCCTCAAAAAATATACCATAGGCTTTGACGCCGACTCCATGCCCCCAGGCACCGATGCCAAGGACAACTTCAAAGACTATGTTCTCGGCACCTATAACGGTGTCCCCAAAAATGCGGAATGGGCCTCCGAAATCAGCGGCGTCGCCCCGGACAGAATCCGCTATCTGGCCCGGGCCATGAACAAAAACAAAAAAGTAGCCCTCCTCTATGCCTGGTCTGCCGGAAGAACACAAAATGCCGACAACTTGCCGCAAATGGCGATGATTCTCGGGGCCATGACAGGCCATATGGGGAAATCAGGGCATATGTGCGGAGTGAGCTGCCACAGCGGTGCCGCTAACGGTGGTGATACCTTAGTCAGTCCGGGTAAAAATGGGCTGCCCAATGTAGACAATCCTGTCAAGGACAGTATCAACCATACCGAAATGTGGCGGGCCATCGTGGCTGGTAAATACAATTTTACAGGCAACAAAAAATTCCTGAAGGGCGAAATGAAAGATATCGACATCCGCCTCATCTATCATGATAATAATGCCCGGCTTCAATCTGCCGACGGCATGACCAAAGGGATCGAAGCCCATCGCCAGGTGGATTTGGTCGTCAGCCACGGTCAGTTTCTCACCACCAATGCCAAGTATTCCGATTTTGTCCTCCCCGTCACCACGGAATGGGAAAAAATCGGCGGTTTTTTGACCGGTAATCGTGAAATGTTGATCATGTATTCCCAAATCACCGAGCCTCTCTACGAGGCCCAAAGTGATGAATGGATTGCCAGGGAACTGGCCAAGCGCCTGGGTGTGGATGCTTCTAAAGCCTTTCCCATCGACGCCAAACAGCAGTTCTTCAACCAAATTGCCGGCAGTACCGTTGTCCTGGCCGACGGTAAAACAGTGGCTCCCCTGGTCACCATTACGGAAGAGGACATTGCCCAGTGGGGTGCCCAGGGCAAACCACAGCAAGGCCAGATCAGCCTCAAGGAATTCCAGGAAAAAGGACTCTACCAGATCGAGAGAAAACCGGACGACAACTACGGCTATATCGCCTTCCAGGATTTCTGCGAAGATCCTGAGGCCCATCCCCGTTCTTCCGCCAGCGGTAAATTCGAATTCTATTCCCAGGTGTTGGCCGATACCGTCAACGGTATGGGCTATAGTAAAATCAAGCCCATACCCACCCATATTCCCCCTGTGGAAGGCTATGAAGCAACCTTTAAAGACTGGCAAACTAAAGCCAAAGGGGACTATCCTTACCAGGTGATCAATCCCCACTACCTCCGCCGCTCCCACACCGTCTTCGATAATGTGCAGTGGCTCAGAGAAACCTGGCCCAATCCGGTCTACATCAGCACCCAGGATGCCAAGGAAAAAGGGCTCGCCGATGGGGATACGGTCTTACTAACCAGCCAGCACGGCAAAACCCTGCGCACCGCCTGCCTTACCGACCGCTTTATGCCCGGCGTCATTGGCCTGCCCCATGGCTCCTGGGTCGATATGGATGAGAAAACCGGCATCGATACCGGAGGCGCGGATAATATTCTCTGCGGCCCTGTCTCCACCGGCCAAGGGGTCTCCGGCTGGAACAGCTGTATCTGCAGCATGGAGAAGTTCACCGGCGCCGCCCTGATCGCCGATGTGCAAAAACCCCAGCGGATTATTCTCTAA
- a CDS encoding ABC transporter permease, with translation MKTALETGLLCRRRLLEQIRSPIWLFMGLTTPLLYLALFAPLLGGLPTVGGAGVADAFVPGLLALFALSSGTGIGWIINHELKTGVIERFRVSPVSRFSLLMGNVLKDIITFLLPALIVISVASFAGFHIHAGGLAVLLVLLCLLTAVVSAASSSLGLVAKDIGTIAAVVTGLQLPITLLAGVLLPISFGPAWLQVLAHLNPLYYVVEASRVLAGGTIWDGKVLWAFGVMIPLLGITLIWAVNVYRKAVA, from the coding sequence ATGAAAACCGCTCTTGAAACAGGACTGCTTTGCCGGCGGAGGCTTTTGGAACAAATCCGCTCGCCCATTTGGCTGTTTATGGGGCTGACAACCCCCTTGCTGTATCTTGCTCTGTTTGCACCTCTTCTGGGCGGGCTTCCCACAGTTGGGGGTGCAGGTGTCGCCGATGCTTTCGTACCCGGCTTGCTGGCTTTGTTTGCCTTAAGCAGCGGGACCGGTATAGGCTGGATAATCAATCATGAACTGAAGACAGGGGTTATCGAGCGCTTCAGGGTTTCACCGGTCAGCCGCTTTTCCCTGCTGATGGGAAATGTGCTGAAAGACATCATTACCTTTTTGCTGCCGGCCCTGATCGTGATCAGCGTTGCCAGCTTTGCCGGATTTCATATTCACGCCGGCGGGCTTGCCGTACTGCTGGTGCTGCTCTGCCTGCTGACAGCGGTGGTATCTGCCGCAAGCAGCAGCTTAGGGCTTGTAGCCAAGGATATTGGTACCATAGCCGCTGTGGTCACAGGATTGCAGCTTCCCATAACCCTGCTGGCAGGAGTTTTGCTGCCTATTTCCTTTGGACCGGCCTGGCTGCAGGTTCTGGCTCATCTGAACCCCTTGTATTATGTGGTGGAAGCTTCCCGCGTCCTGGCCGGCGGCACAATTTGGGATGGGAAAGTTCTTTGGGCTTTTGGGGTGATGATACCTTTACTGGGAATCACCCTCATCTGGGCAGTCAATGTCTATAGAAAAGCTGTGGCCTAA
- a CDS encoding dimethyl sulfoxide reductase anchor subunit family protein, whose translation MGETSLLIFSSCMQAAIGIMFFITISKQLYQDKTFKMASYAAAGLSLVGILASLLHLGRPLAFLNSLSHLGTSWLSNEALLCGFFAGIAVLYALVQHFKPDNAGLDLLLRWGGSLVGLVAVFSMGKLYSTTTVTVWQGANTFIDFYTTTLAIGALLFIVTSLKELHNVDKKIYGAIVLAAVIFQAASAVPHALSLGKAGMAAQASAAILSGMTMVIALKWLLILGGAILLFWPSKQGSGSGFKAGHVYLACALLVFGELIGRYVFYAALVTTTIGIT comes from the coding sequence ATGGGAGAAACCAGTTTATTGATCTTTTCCTCCTGCATGCAAGCTGCCATTGGGATCATGTTCTTTATCACGATCAGCAAGCAGCTTTATCAAGATAAGACCTTCAAAATGGCTTCCTATGCTGCCGCAGGGTTGAGTCTCGTCGGCATTCTGGCCTCCCTGCTGCATCTGGGCCGACCCCTGGCTTTCTTAAATTCCCTCTCTCATCTGGGCACCTCCTGGTTAAGCAATGAAGCCCTTTTATGCGGCTTCTTCGCCGGCATCGCTGTTCTCTATGCCCTGGTGCAGCACTTTAAGCCTGACAACGCCGGCCTGGATCTGCTCCTGCGCTGGGGAGGCAGTCTGGTCGGTCTGGTTGCCGTCTTCTCCATGGGGAAACTCTATTCCACCACCACGGTGACCGTCTGGCAAGGGGCCAATACCTTCATCGATTTCTATACCACGACCCTTGCCATCGGCGCTCTGCTCTTTATCGTCACCAGCCTCAAGGAACTGCACAATGTGGATAAAAAGATCTACGGAGCCATTGTCTTAGCTGCGGTGATCTTCCAGGCCGCTTCTGCCGTTCCCCACGCTTTAAGCTTAGGCAAGGCGGGTATGGCTGCCCAAGCCAGTGCCGCGATTTTAAGCGGCATGACCATGGTCATCGCTCTCAAATGGCTGCTTATTCTGGGGGGAGCAATTCTTCTCTTCTGGCCCTCCAAGCAAGGATCCGGCAGCGGCTTTAAAGCCGGCCATGTTTATCTGGCCTGTGCTCTCTTGGTCTTTGGCGAACTGATTGGGCGGTATGTCTTTTATGCAGCGCTTGTGACCACAACCATCGGCATTACCTGA
- a CDS encoding MerR family transcriptional regulator produces the protein MMLYTVKEVAELAGVTVKTLHHYHKIGLLKPCEITDAGYRLYGAEELERLQQILFYRELDFSLSDIQKALEDQPGRIMCLTKQQELLIARRQRLDCLLKTIGESIVLTKKGEVMEKSAMFQGLNADAWNTALAEQSQYLKDHYGYELPKVETEQAEEMNDSAAEAKQFLDFLAEALQAGWKGNDPRLQKKIQEHLAFLKDHGHSIDAQTFVAQARFFLEDDFHRGMLESQQLGLCYYLCIAAEMYAAANQ, from the coding sequence ATGATGCTGTACACGGTTAAAGAAGTCGCAGAATTGGCGGGAGTTACGGTCAAAACCCTCCATCACTATCACAAAATAGGATTGCTGAAGCCCTGTGAGATCACGGATGCCGGCTATCGTCTCTATGGGGCGGAGGAATTGGAGCGTTTACAACAGATCTTGTTCTACCGTGAGCTTGATTTTTCCCTCAGCGATATCCAAAAAGCCCTGGAGGATCAACCGGGTCGAATAATGTGTCTGACCAAACAGCAGGAACTGCTTATAGCGCGCAGGCAGAGACTGGATTGTTTGCTGAAGACCATTGGCGAGTCGATTGTCCTCACCAAGAAAGGAGAAGTTATGGAAAAATCAGCAATGTTTCAGGGACTTAACGCCGACGCCTGGAATACCGCTCTGGCGGAGCAAAGTCAATACCTTAAGGATCACTATGGGTATGAGCTGCCCAAAGTAGAGACTGAGCAAGCCGAGGAAATGAACGATAGTGCCGCTGAAGCCAAGCAGTTTCTGGATTTCCTGGCTGAGGCCCTGCAGGCCGGCTGGAAAGGGAATGATCCCAGGCTGCAAAAAAAGATACAGGAGCATTTGGCCTTTTTAAAGGACCATGGACATTCTATCGATGCCCAAACCTTTGTCGCTCAGGCCAGATTCTTTCTGGAGGATGATTTTCATCGCGGTATGCTGGAAAGCCAGCAGCTGGGGCTTTGCTACTACCTTTGCATAGCTGCGGAAATGTATGCAGCTGCCAATCAGTAA